From Sodalis glossinidius str. 'morsitans', the proteins below share one genomic window:
- a CDS encoding flagellar hook-basal body complex protein → MTSYTINDDGTISGTYSNGKTQLLGQIVLANFANPQGLQYDGNNLWSATAASGQAIVGTAGSGMFGTLTSGALESSNVDLSQELVNMIVAQRNYQSNAQTIKTQDAILQTLVSLR, encoded by the coding sequence CTGACTAGTTACACCATTAATGACGATGGAACCATCTCCGGTACCTACTCCAACGGTAAAACCCAGCTCCTGGGCCAGATTGTACTGGCGAATTTTGCCAACCCTCAGGGGCTGCAATACGACGGCAACAACCTGTGGTCTGCCACCGCTGCCTCGGGTCAGGCCATTGTCGGCACCGCCGGTAGCGGGATGTTCGGCACCTTGACCAGCGGTGCTCTGGAGTCGTCCAACGTCGACCTCAGTCAGGAACTGGTAAACATGATCGTCGCCCAGCGTAATTACCAATCCAACGCGCAAACCATCAAAACCCAGGATGCGATTTTGCAAACGCTGGTCAGCCTGCGCTAA
- a CDS encoding flagellar basal body FlgE domain-containing protein produces the protein MSLTSSATSVGTATFDPDDSSTYSFSQPLTTYDILGNPHNVNLYFAKTDDNTWQVYSMDNSDGDGTVNDVCTLNFDTNGQLTGTDTFSINMAALKGAPAQTFNLSFEGTRQQYASSSSVSSPEPRRLQRRRSD, from the coding sequence ATGAGCCTGACCTCCAGCGCGACGTCCGTCGGCACGGCCACCTTTGATCCCGACGATAGCAGCACCTACAGTTTTTCCCAGCCGTTGACGACCTATGACATCCTGGGCAACCCGCACAACGTGAATCTGTATTTCGCCAAAACCGACGATAACACCTGGCAAGTCTACAGCATGGACAACAGCGACGGCGACGGTACCGTTAACGACGTCTGCACGCTCAATTTTGACACCAACGGTCAGTTGACCGGCACGGATACGTTTTCCATTAATATGGCCGCGCTGAAAGGCGCGCCGGCGCAGACCTTCAATCTGTCCTTTGAAGGCACCCGGCAGCAATATGCCAGCAGCAGTAGCGTGAGCAGCCCAGAACCAAGACGGCTACAGCGCAGGCGATCTGACTAG
- the flgB gene encoding flagellar basal body rod protein FlgB, with protein sequence MFDKLDDMMRFQQEALNLRAQRQSIIAANIVNADTPGYQARDIDFSTELSKALTQGRASGETLALTTTSAAHIAGASKIEPTTELLYRIPDQPAMDGNTVNMDRERTAFADNSLQYQTGLTLLGGQIKGMNSVLQGQ encoded by the coding sequence ATTTTTGATAAGCTCGATGACATGATGCGGTTTCAACAAGAAGCCCTCAACCTACGTGCGCAGCGCCAGAGCATCATCGCTGCCAACATTGTCAACGCCGATACCCCCGGTTATCAAGCGCGCGATATCGATTTCTCGACGGAATTATCCAAAGCCCTGACGCAAGGACGGGCCAGTGGCGAGACGTTAGCGCTTACCACCACTTCCGCCGCCCATATTGCCGGGGCCAGTAAGATTGAGCCCACAACCGAGCTGCTGTACCGCATTCCCGACCAGCCGGCGATGGATGGCAACACGGTCAACATGGACAGGGAACGCACGGCCTTTGCGGACAATAGCCTGCAATATCAAACCGGCCTGACCCTGCTGGGGGGCCAGATTAAAGGCATGAATAGCGTATTACAGGGGCAATAA
- the flgA gene encoding flagellar basal body P-ring formation chaperone FlgA, whose product MQRQFTPAPLSLRVQVMTPAERRLTCAQPLFSLPARTRVMGNLSMRMVCGGQTRYLQVSVQVTDRYLVAARPIAARQTLSDDDIDWRTGSVSERVIGSGQPLTAAMLRSAWLIHSGQRVTVIAGGDGFTLHSLGKALGNGATNDTIRVKMDSGQQVSGTVTTAGQVRVIL is encoded by the coding sequence ATGCAGCGCCAATTCACTCCGGCTCCATTGTCGCTGCGGGTGCAGGTAATGACGCCCGCCGAACGGCGATTGACCTGCGCACAGCCGTTATTTTCTCTGCCTGCGCGCACCCGTGTGATGGGCAATCTCAGTATGCGCATGGTATGCGGCGGCCAGACGCGTTACCTACAGGTCTCGGTGCAGGTGACCGACCGCTATCTGGTAGCAGCGCGGCCCATTGCGGCGCGCCAGACGCTCAGCGATGACGACATTGACTGGCGCACCGGCAGCGTTAGCGAGCGCGTCATCGGCAGTGGCCAGCCGCTGACCGCCGCCATGCTGCGTAGCGCCTGGCTTATTCACTCAGGACAGAGGGTGACAGTCATCGCCGGCGGCGACGGTTTCACGCTGCACAGTTTAGGCAAAGCCCTCGGCAACGGCGCCACCAACGACACCATCAGGGTGAAAATGGATTCCGGCCAACAAGTCAGCGGCACGGTC